One segment of Pseudoalteromonas rubra DNA contains the following:
- a CDS encoding GNAT family N-acyltransferase: protein MISVDKVIEANLPQLENSPKVKGLVKKGLGYLLHEQEFVAFADTYPHLQGLEFVEQVLEELDFDARFKPKQIEHIPSEGSVVIVANHPIGSLDALALIKVLAQVRPDLKVVANRMLMSLTPMHSLLLPVDNLSGASRKQELANIHHHLKQEGALLIFPAGEVSRLGPTGIKDCKWNSGFLRMAKKANCPILPIFIKAKNSPLFYGTSMIYKPLASLLLVKEMFKQRQKSLEFEIGASIPPASYLLENLKDKEIVALIRKQLYRLASKKSLPLKTQSPIAVPECKKELKQAIETCERLGETQDGMQIYLYQYQGSSPIFRELGRLREIAFRAVGEGSGKRRDIDKYDMYYQHLVLWDAKQLELVGAYRLASAQTVINAQGAEGLYTTSLFNYSEHMQPYFEHGLELGRSFVQPKYWGRKSLDYLWYGIGAFVKRYPQHRYLFGAVSLSNALPDKAKAMLIYHYQHYFSNLASLATPKNEFKFTPSQQQDFAQLFCGNDTKEDFAELKHIMANMGAQVPTLFKQYTELCEPDGVNFLSFSIDPDFNNCIDGLVLVDLTRIKPQKAKRYLGENIYD, encoded by the coding sequence ATGATCAGTGTTGACAAGGTCATTGAAGCAAACCTGCCTCAATTAGAGAACTCACCTAAGGTAAAAGGCCTGGTAAAAAAAGGCCTGGGTTACCTCCTCCATGAACAAGAATTTGTGGCATTTGCTGATACCTACCCACACCTGCAAGGGCTTGAATTTGTCGAGCAGGTGCTGGAAGAGTTAGATTTCGATGCGCGTTTTAAACCCAAACAAATAGAACATATTCCCAGCGAAGGCAGCGTTGTGATAGTCGCCAATCATCCAATCGGATCATTAGATGCGCTTGCGCTGATTAAGGTACTGGCTCAGGTACGCCCTGACCTGAAAGTCGTTGCCAACCGAATGTTAATGTCCCTCACGCCGATGCACTCGTTACTGTTGCCGGTAGACAACTTGTCTGGCGCGAGTCGCAAACAAGAGCTGGCCAACATTCATCATCACCTCAAACAAGAGGGCGCATTATTGATCTTTCCTGCTGGAGAAGTATCCCGACTTGGGCCAACCGGTATCAAAGATTGTAAGTGGAATTCAGGCTTTTTGCGCATGGCCAAAAAAGCAAACTGCCCTATTCTGCCTATTTTCATTAAAGCGAAGAACAGTCCACTGTTTTACGGTACATCAATGATTTACAAGCCCTTGGCCAGCCTGTTGCTGGTCAAGGAGATGTTCAAGCAACGTCAAAAATCTCTCGAATTTGAAATTGGCGCAAGCATCCCACCGGCTTCATACTTGCTGGAAAACCTCAAAGATAAAGAGATAGTCGCGCTGATCCGCAAACAGCTGTACCGGCTGGCTTCGAAAAAGTCTTTACCTCTGAAAACCCAGTCTCCCATTGCCGTGCCTGAATGCAAAAAAGAGCTGAAACAAGCGATTGAAACGTGTGAGCGACTCGGTGAAACCCAGGATGGCATGCAAATCTACCTTTATCAATATCAGGGGAGTTCGCCCATTTTTCGCGAACTGGGGCGACTCAGAGAAATAGCCTTTCGTGCTGTGGGAGAAGGCAGTGGTAAGCGCCGCGATATCGACAAATACGATATGTATTACCAACATTTAGTGTTGTGGGATGCGAAACAACTTGAGCTGGTCGGTGCTTACCGACTGGCCAGTGCGCAAACCGTCATCAACGCACAGGGCGCGGAAGGCTTATACACTACCAGTTTGTTTAATTATTCTGAGCACATGCAACCTTACTTCGAGCATGGTCTTGAATTGGGACGCAGTTTCGTCCAACCAAAATACTGGGGGCGCAAGAGCCTGGATTACCTCTGGTACGGGATTGGCGCTTTTGTAAAACGCTACCCACAGCATCGCTATCTTTTTGGCGCGGTTAGTTTATCCAATGCATTGCCAGACAAGGCTAAAGCCATGCTGATTTACCACTATCAGCATTACTTCTCCAACCTGGCATCTCTGGCAACCCCTAAAAACGAATTTAAATTTACACCTTCGCAGCAACAAGACTTTGCTCAGCTATTTTGTGGCAATGACACTAAAGAGGACTTTGCAGAGCTCAAGCATATCATGGCCAATATGGGCGCCCAGGTTCCGACTTTGTTTAAACAATATACCGAGTTGTGCGAACCTGATGGGGTGAACTTCCTGAGCTTCAGCATAGATCCAGACTTCAACAACTGTATAGATGGTCTGGTGCTGGTTGATCTGACCCGGATCAAGCCACAAAAAGCTAAACGATATCTGGGAGAGAATATCTACGACTGA
- a CDS encoding TlpA family protein disulfide reductase, whose translation MIKTILQLIIFAIVFLAITAYQELGMLADDGKAPAPYFSLPLLEQPTQRVTIKSLQGQQSVVYFFAPWCSICRYSMPNLNKLHEQGKVNAVAIALDFDNPDAVSSFVEDLSLSMPVLLGNSHTASDYKVKAYPTYYVLSDDLKVVERSVGYSSELGIRARL comes from the coding sequence ATGATAAAAACAATTCTACAACTCATTATTTTTGCCATTGTTTTTTTGGCTATCACTGCCTACCAGGAACTGGGCATGCTGGCTGACGATGGCAAAGCCCCTGCTCCTTATTTCTCTTTACCTCTACTCGAACAACCCACACAGCGAGTCACCATCAAGTCTCTGCAAGGGCAGCAATCTGTAGTGTACTTTTTCGCCCCCTGGTGCAGTATTTGCCGCTACAGTATGCCTAACCTCAATAAATTACATGAGCAAGGCAAAGTCAACGCCGTCGCCATTGCTCTGGATTTTGACAATCCAGATGCGGTCAGCAGCTTTGTTGAAGATTTATCACTGAGCATGCCTGTACTGCTCGGCAACAGTCATACCGCTTCAGATTATAAGGTTAAGGCTTACCCCACCTATTATGTGTTATCTGATGACCTGAAAGTAGTCGAACGCTCTGTCGGTTACTCCAGTGAGCTGGGAATACGTGCCAGACTTTAA
- a CDS encoding TonB-dependent receptor plug domain-containing protein, which translates to MTRSSFNKTFALSPIMLCIALQAQANTSTDMEHIEVHYKRSSITSEITEDTEKLIEMPGAMGDPLRAVYALPGVVAAGGSMSEPAVRGSSPSDNIFEVDFMPAGYIFHDFGSSIFNRHIIQNFQLYSAGYGSSYSNATGAVFDVTLRNPKYQPITTTLDLTMFNAGVFVEGQLSDSTAFYVSGRKSTLPLFFEEGDELKDEDGEPTGITINDAPDDHDYQGKFLWDINANNTLTFNFTGAEDSAAAGLSERSEVAQKTPEYQGDARFVREFNSQNILWDYYNDKLHLRVGIGALNHSGRIEYGRRATVTAGYFEEESEKQYTYKARLNYRINPAHQLVVDAAYFDNETEYSYDTFQYLCTELDPDCDLKKGERINGKRTIDIDSGFVGLAHIWQLSDDWQSELGVQSQHNKYTDETFTSPRLAVSYFVTENSIISAKAGRYNRMQNVEYILPEIGNPKLKSQVADHFTLGFSQELDNEWSWSVEGYYKTMDDLPLAIDDGPNTEDLYNNDVEGRAYGVDLLINKNKTDNWYGWVALSYAKSERTDLSRNITRDYYADTPLVFNAVFHYEINEKWQGGFNFTARSGQAYTPIVGVRENPDHDGRFLPVYGEPFSERFKVYHRLDIRFERKTKIFGNDGKLIFELMNTYGQDNTASIDLDYDKVKSVDDLYIDEKNDNFSFRPSVGFSVTF; encoded by the coding sequence ATGACGCGCTCGTCATTCAACAAAACGTTTGCACTGTCGCCTATCATGCTTTGCATCGCACTGCAGGCACAAGCAAACACCAGCACAGACATGGAACACATCGAAGTGCATTATAAACGCAGCTCAATTACCTCTGAGATCACAGAAGACACAGAAAAACTAATCGAAATGCCTGGTGCCATGGGTGACCCGCTGCGGGCGGTGTATGCACTACCGGGTGTGGTTGCTGCTGGCGGCTCAATGAGCGAACCGGCCGTACGCGGCTCAAGCCCCAGTGATAACATATTCGAAGTGGACTTTATGCCTGCGGGTTATATTTTCCATGATTTTGGCAGCTCAATATTTAACCGCCATATCATTCAGAATTTCCAGCTCTACTCTGCGGGCTACGGCAGCAGCTACAGTAATGCAACGGGCGCAGTCTTTGACGTAACGCTTCGCAATCCCAAGTATCAGCCAATCACCACTACGCTGGACCTGACCATGTTCAACGCTGGCGTGTTTGTGGAAGGCCAGCTCAGCGACAGTACGGCTTTCTATGTATCGGGGCGAAAAAGTACCCTCCCCCTGTTCTTCGAAGAGGGAGATGAGCTCAAAGATGAAGATGGCGAGCCAACCGGTATCACCATTAATGATGCCCCGGATGACCATGATTATCAGGGTAAATTCCTGTGGGACATCAATGCCAACAATACGCTAACTTTTAACTTTACGGGTGCGGAAGACTCCGCAGCGGCGGGACTCAGTGAGCGCTCCGAAGTGGCGCAGAAAACACCTGAATATCAGGGTGATGCGCGCTTTGTTAGGGAATTTAACAGTCAAAATATATTGTGGGACTACTATAATGACAAGCTGCATCTGCGTGTAGGTATAGGAGCGCTCAACCATTCAGGTCGAATTGAGTATGGTCGTCGAGCGACTGTTACTGCTGGTTATTTTGAAGAAGAATCGGAAAAACAGTACACCTACAAAGCTCGTCTGAACTATCGTATTAATCCGGCCCACCAACTGGTTGTGGATGCAGCCTATTTTGATAACGAAACAGAATATAGCTACGACACTTTCCAATACTTGTGCACTGAACTGGACCCCGATTGCGATCTTAAAAAAGGTGAGCGGATCAACGGCAAGCGCACCATAGATATCGACAGTGGCTTTGTTGGCCTGGCGCATATCTGGCAACTGAGTGATGACTGGCAGAGCGAGCTGGGCGTGCAGAGCCAACACAACAAATACACGGATGAAACCTTCACGTCGCCTCGTCTGGCGGTGAGCTACTTTGTGACTGAAAACAGTATCATTTCGGCCAAGGCAGGACGCTACAATCGTATGCAAAATGTAGAATATATCCTGCCGGAAATAGGTAACCCTAAACTAAAATCTCAGGTTGCAGATCACTTCACTCTTGGCTTTAGTCAGGAGCTGGACAACGAATGGAGCTGGTCAGTCGAAGGCTATTACAAAACCATGGACGACCTTCCTCTGGCCATAGATGACGGACCTAATACGGAAGATTTGTATAACAATGACGTTGAAGGTCGCGCCTACGGTGTGGATCTGCTGATCAACAAGAATAAGACCGATAACTGGTATGGCTGGGTGGCTTTAAGCTATGCCAAGAGTGAGCGCACCGACCTCAGCCGCAATATCACCCGGGATTATTACGCTGATACGCCTTTGGTGTTTAATGCAGTATTCCACTACGAAATCAATGAAAAATGGCAAGGTGGCTTTAACTTTACAGCACGCAGTGGTCAGGCCTACACCCCGATTGTCGGGGTCAGAGAAAACCCCGACCACGATGGTCGTTTCTTACCTGTGTATGGTGAACCTTTCTCAGAACGGTTCAAGGTCTACCACCGCCTGGATATTCGTTTCGAGCGAAAAACTAAGATATTTGGTAACGATGGCAAACTAATTTTCGAGCTAATGAACACCTATGGCCAGGATAATACAGCCTCCATAGATCTCGATTACGACAAAGTCAAATCCGTAGACGATCTGTATATAGACGAAAAGAATGATAATTTTTCCTTTCGACCTTCGGTAGGATTCAGCGTTACATTCTAA
- a CDS encoding peptidylprolyl isomerase translates to MPKACAYHILVKTEKECLAIKAKLAKGGDFNKLAKQHSLCPSKKRGGDLGEFNKGDMVKAFDDVVFKKPLYEVHGPVKTKFGYHLIKTVYRS, encoded by the coding sequence ATGCCAAAAGCCTGCGCTTACCACATTTTAGTTAAAACCGAAAAAGAGTGCCTGGCTATTAAAGCCAAACTAGCCAAAGGCGGCGATTTTAACAAGCTGGCCAAACAGCACTCATTATGTCCATCGAAAAAGCGTGGCGGTGATTTAGGTGAGTTCAATAAAGGCGACATGGTGAAAGCATTCGATGACGTAGTCTTTAAAAAGCCATTGTATGAAGTGCATGGCCCAGTCAAAACCAAATTTGGTTACCACCTAATTAAAACCGTGTATCGTTCCTGA
- a CDS encoding GrxA family glutaredoxin → MFTVIFGREGCPYCVRAKDLAERLTNERDDFKFRYIDIIKEGVSKADLEKSAGKPCPTVPQIFVDQSHIGGFTEFEAYAKENLGLYQ, encoded by the coding sequence ATGTTTACTGTAATTTTTGGCCGTGAAGGCTGCCCATACTGTGTCCGTGCTAAAGACCTGGCCGAACGCCTGACGAATGAGCGTGACGATTTTAAATTTCGCTATATTGACATCATTAAAGAAGGTGTGAGCAAGGCCGATCTGGAAAAGTCCGCTGGCAAGCCTTGCCCGACGGTACCACAAATTTTTGTTGACCAAAGCCATATTGGCGGATTTACCGAGTTTGAAGCCTATGCCAAAGAAAACCTGGGTCTGTATCAGTAA